The Polaromonas sp. SP1 DNA window GCCGGGCGTTTCCCCGGGCACCAGTGTTGACTTGACGTGAACACCGGGGATGTCTGAGAGCAGCAGCAGCCGGTTCTCAAGCGTGTCGTTGGTGATGGGATCGCCGCTGTTGACGCCGCTCAGTGTGTTTCGGACCAGGTCATCCGACAGATGGGTCTGGTTGTTCAGGACGATCTTGCCGTATTGGCCTTCGCTGACTGCGATGGTGACGGCGTTGTCCGTGACGCTTTGCGCAGGCAGATAAGCCCGGGCGACAAAATAACCGTTTTTCCTGTAATGGTCGGTGATGCGGGCGGCCATGGCCTGCAACTCGGCCAATGTCATCTCGGTATTGGGAACAAAGCCTGTGAGGGCAAGCAACTCGGCCTCAGAAAAGACGCGGGAACCCGTGACTTGCAGGCTTTTGACCAGAATTTTGGCAGTACCGGGAGCGGCTTTTCCCGGCGTTGCGCCTTCCTGAATTCTGATTTCCGGCGCTGCTTTTTGCGGCACGGGAACGGGTGGAAGCTGCTGGATCTGGCTGCCGGCGCCTGGAAGCTGCTGGGCCAGAAGGCCTTGGCTCAGTGCCAGCATCGCCAGGGAAAGCAAGGTTTTATTCAAGCCCCGGGGTGTAGGGGTGCATCCTTGCTCAATTTTCATGGGGTCCTAAGTAGTCACCCATCTTCTGTGGCCGCTTCCTCAAGAACAGTAGGACGCCGCGCTGCACTTCAGCAAGTTAATCGCTAAAACCGCTAAATTTGAAAGTATTTTGATAAAAAAACCAGTTTGACGGGTCTGCCCCGCTGACCCTAGGGGAGTCGAAGCCACCGCCAGTGGGGGAGCTCAGGCCGGCGTGTAAGCCAGCCGCACGTAGATGGGCGCAAAGGCCTCGGCCTGCGTCACTTCCAGCAGGCCTTCTTTGGAGAGCTCCAGCAGCGCGATGAACGTCACCACCAGCACCGGCATGCCGCGCGTGGCGTCGAACAGCTCTTCGAACTCAAGGAACTTGCGGCCTTGCAGCTTGCGCAGCACGATGCTCATGTGCTCGCGCACCGAGAGCTCTTCGCGGCTGATGACGTGGTGCTGCACCAGGCGGGCGCGTTTGACGATGTCGCGCCAGGCTTCCTGCAGGTCGACCACGTTGACATCCGGGAAGCGCGGCTGCAGCGATTGCTCGACATACACCTGCGCGCGCAGGAAGTCGCGGCCGAACTGCGGCACTTCGTTGAGCTTGTGGGCGGCCAGCTTGATCTGCTCGTACTCGAGCAGGCGGCGCACCAGCTCGGCGCGCGGGTCTTCGGGCTCCTGGCCCTCGGCGACCTTTTTGGGCGGCAGCAGCATGCGCGACTTGATCTCGATCAGCATGGCCGCCATCAAGAGGTACTCGGCCGCCAGTTCCAGGTTGGTGCTGCGGATTTCGTCGACATAGGTGAGGTACTGGCGGGTGACCGCCGCCATCGGGATGTCGAGGATGTTGAAGTTCTGCTTGCGGATCAGGTAGAGCAGCAAATCCAGCGGGCCCTCAAACGCTTCGAGGAAGACCTGCAGCGCATCCGGCGGGATGTACAGGTCTTGCGGCATCGCAAAGAGCGGCTCGCCGTACAGGCGCGCCAGCGCAACCTGGTCGATCACGGCGGGCATGTCCGGGCTCACCACAACCGACAGGTCCTGGGCGTCTGCCGGCGGCAGTTCCTGGGGGGATGGGGGAAAAGAGGTTTGGGACATGAAGGGCCGTGGGGACGTGGAGCGCTTGAATTTGCTATAAAAAATATAGCTACAAGCCTATGTCCTGATTGGGTTGCAAACCGATTTAGCGCTTATTTCCCGTTGGGGTGGCTGCTGGTGCCGTAGACATACGGCTGCTGGGCCACGCGGGCTTCCCCGTATTCGGCCTGCTCGGCGCGGCTCAGGTTTTTGTCCCACAACAGGGCGCGCCCTGCGCGCTGCTCGGCTTCCAGCGTGGGCTTGGCCGCCTTGAGCTGGTCGATAAACTGCGTCGTATCGGAGGTGTAGTCGGAGCGGCGGAAGAAGTTGAGGAGGGACATGGGTCTAAACTGCCTGAATCGTGTAGTTGCCTGATTTTACCGGGGTCTGCCTTGCGTCCACTATTACCTGCCTCCAGGGGCTTCTCATTCCCCTTTTCCATAAGGACGATCGCCTGTATGGGTTTGCTGTCATTTGTCCTGGGCCTGGTCGGTTGCGACCCGCAGCGCATCGCCGAGCTGGAAGAGGGCGTGGCGACCGAAGCCGATGTGCGCGCCCGCTTCGGCGAGCCGGAAAAGATCTGGGAGGCGGCCGACATGGCCGAGACTCCCTTGCCCGGCGTTGCGGCCGCGCCCGGCGCCCGCACCTTTGAATACAACCGCCAGCCGCAGGGCAACGTCAATTACATGATCACGATTGGCGCCGACGGCAAGATGAGCGCGCTCCGGCAGGTGCTGACGCCGCAGAACTTTGAGAAAGTGCTGCCCGGCATGCGCATGGAGCAGGTGCGCAAGATGTTAGGCAAGCCGATGAAAGTCACGCCTTACGCACTCAAGCAGGAAACGCATTACGACTGGCGCTACCTGAACCCACCGTCAACGGCGCGCATCTTCACGGTGGTGTTTGATGCCGATCTCAAAGTCAAGGGCACGGCGTCGGTCGATGAAGAGAGCGTGAATCCCACCGGCGGCAGCCGGTAGAGCGGCTCTGAATTTTTAAGCAAAATCGGCCTCCAGCCCAATCTGTACCTTGGCTTGATGCTATATTTTTTATAGCGTCTCGATTTTTTCCAGGAACCCGGATCGCTCCATCACGGCCCGCGGCTGGGCGTTGAGCCCCGCCATCACCAGCCGGCCGCCGCGCAGCACGATGGCCTTGTGCAGCTGCTCCAGCACGTCCAGGCCCGAGGTGTCCAGCGACTGCAGCGACTGCACATCCAGCCGCACGACCAGCCCCTGGGGCGCGCTTTCCACCACGTTGAGGATAGGGTCCAGCTTGGCCACCGCGCCGAAAAACAGCGAGCCGTAGAGCTGGAAACTCGCCGCCTCGGCGCTGCGCGACACCTCCACCACCTGGAACAGGCTGCTCATGCGCCGCACGAACAGCACGCAGGCCAGGATCAGGCCGACCTGCAGCGCCACCGTCAAATCAAAAATCACCGTCAGCAAAAACGTGCCCAGCATGATCAGCCGGTAGTGGCTGCTGGCCTGGCGCAGGTTGGCAAATTCGCGCCACTCGCCCATGTTCCAGGCCACATAGAGCAGGATGCCCGACAGCACCGCCAGCGGCACGTGCACGGCCAGCGGCGCCGCCGCCAGCACGATCACCACCAGCGTGAACGCATGCACCAGGCCGGAAACCGGCGAGCTGGCGCCCGAGCGCACGTTGGTCACCGTGCGGGCAATCGTGCCGGTGGCGGGCATGCCGCCGAAAAAGGGCACGACAAAATTGGCCACGCCCTGGGCCATCAGTTCCTGGTTGGGGTCGTGGCGCGGCTGGCCCGAGATCTGGTCGGCCACACGCGCGCACAGCAGCGACTCCACCGCGCCCAGCAGCGCAATCGTGATGGTGGGCGCCACCAGCAGGCGCACCGTTTCCCACGAGAAATCAGGCAGGGCAAACGCCGGCAGCGCCCGCGGGATGCCGCCAAAACGTGTGCCGATGGTTTCCACCGGCAGCGTCAGTAAATAAGCAAAAGCCGTGAGCGTGACAAGCGCCACAATCGGCCCCGGCATGCGCGAGGCCATGCGTGTGGCCCGCTTGAGCTGCACGCCTTCCACCGCCTGCATCATGCGGATCAGGCGTGTGGTGAAGCCGCCGGCGCTGCGTGCTTGCGTATCAAACAGCCTGGGCCAGATAAAAAGGCCCAGCAGGCAGGCCAGGCCCAGCCCCAGCGCGTAAGGGTTAAAGCTGTCGAGATGCCCGCCGATCACCTTGATCTGCGAGAAAAAGTCGGCCGGCATTTTGGGGATCACCAAACCGAGCAGGTCCTTGACTTGCGACAGCACGATCAGCACCGCGATGCCATTGGTAAAACCCACCACGATGCTTACCGGCACATAACGCACCAGCGTGCCCAGCTTGAAGAGGCCCAGCCCAAACAGCAGTACGCCCGCGCAGGCGGTCGAGATCAGCAGGTTGGCCAGGCCGTAGCGCTCAAGGATGCCGTAGACGATGACGATGAAGGCGCCGGCCGGCCCGCCGATCTGCACCGCCGAGCCGCCCAGTGCCGAGATCAACGCGCCGGCGATGATGGCCGTCCAGATGCCGGCCTCGGGTTTGAGGCCGGAGGCGATCGCAAACGCCATGGCCAGCGGCAGCGCCACGATGCCCACCGTGATGCCGGAGGCGGCATCCTTGAAAAACCTCTCGCGCGAGTAGCCCGCCAGGGCTGAAAAAAGGCGTGGCCGGAAGGGTGCGAGATAGCTGGGTCGCTGCATGGGTCCCCGATTGTGGTCCTGTGCGTGGGTGGGCGGCAAATCATCCACGTGACTTTTTTCCATTGTCGTCAATGTAAAGGTTCGTTACATTAAGGGTGAAAATTAGGTCTAATTAGTTACTTTGGTGCTGCTTAGCTGACTTGAAACTTGCGGGTTTTAGGTCAGGATACGCCTCGGCATGTTTGGGGCATGTTTGGGACATGTTTTGGACCCGTTTGGGGGTGATTTCGGTCTGTTTTCCTGGGGAAGTGATTGCCTGCTTTTTCCGTTTGTTCGTGGGGGGTGCTGTTGCGGCGCTTGCCATTTCTTGCTGTCTGCCTGGCCGGCCTGCTGCTGACCCACGTCGTTGCCGTGGCGCAGGAAACGGCCGCTTCCCCGACGCAAACCCCAACGCAAATCACGCTGCAAAACCCGGACGAATCTCCAGCGCCCATGGCCCCGGTGCCTTTCAAGGCCGGGCGCGGTGTCATGGGGGAGGGCGAGGTGCTGGTCGACAGTTCAGGCACCCTGACGTTTGAGCAGGTTCGCAGCAAGTTTGATGCCGGTGAAGGCCAGCCTGTCAGGCCGCAGCGCATCATGCCCACCGGCGGCACGGCCGTGCTCTGGTACCGCCTTGCCTTGCCGGCGGTCAATGAGCCCACCACGCTGATGCTTACCGTGCCGCACCCGAACATGGACAGCGTGGACCTGTACAGCCCCGTGGCTGCGGCCTTCGGCGGCGCGTGGCGGCAACAACGTTCGGGCGACAAGGTTCCCGTGGCGCAGTGGCCGGTGCGCCACCTGACCCCGGCGTTCGAGCTGTCGCTCCAGGCCGGTGAAACCCGGCCGACCTACCTGCGTGTGGCGCATAACTATCCCATCAGCGTGCCCTGGCAGCTGTCCGAGCCGGACAGCTTTCACGAGCAATCCAAGGAGTCGCACCTGCTGCTCGGGGTGTACATCGGGCTGGTGTTGCTGATCGTGGTGTTGAGCGTCCTGCATGCCGTCTCATGGCGCGACGGCATCCACCTTCTTTTTGCCGGCTATGTGCTGGTGGTGGCTGCGGGTCAGCTGGCGCTGACCGGGCTGGCCGGCGAATTCCTCTGGCCCGGCAGCGCGTGGTGGAACGACAGCGCACCGGTCGCCCTGACGCTGGCGACCGCCGCGCTGCTGCACCTCTTTTTGCGGCAGATGGTGGTCGACCGCGACGCGCCCTGGCTGACGCGCGGCCTGCTGGCGATGACGCTGATCGGCGCGGGCATCCTGGCGGCTTTCCTGGTGATCGGCAACAAGTCGTCCTTCAACCTGGCGACGCCTTATTACGTGGGCAGCATGGCGGTCTACCTCAGCGTGGCCGGCTGGTATGTCTGGCGCCGGCCCATGGTCGGGGTCTGGGTGCTGGCCGCCATGGCCTGCCTGACGGTGGGCTCGGTGTTCCCCATCCTGCGCACGCAGGGCCTGCTGCCGCTGGGCGCGGCCACGCAGTACGGCGCCCAGATCGGCGCGGCGCTCGAGATTCCGCTCCTGCTTGTGGCGCTGTACCTGCGCAGCCGCGAAAAGCGCGACAACCAGGCCCGCGTCGGCGCCCTGACGCGCATGGACCCGCTGACGGGTGTGGGCAATCACCGGGTATTGCTGCAGCGGCTGGAAAGCCTGATGCTGCGCCAGCAGCGCGACCCCGGCGCCGGCGCCGTGATGCGTGTGCGGCTCAGCAACGCGATCGAGATTCGCCAGGACTACGGGATGGAAGCGGCGCAAAGTGCCGTCGTGCAGGCCGGCGCCTGCATCACCAGCGTGGCCCAAGAGGGCGACACCGTGGGGCGGCATCGCGACGGGGACTTTGTGCTGATCCTGCAGGGGCACCTCACCCGCGACCAGCTCAGCGGCATCGGCCAGCGCCTGATTGCCCGCGGGCTGTCTGAAAGCCCGGGCCTGCCGCCCAACACCATGCTGCAGCTCAAGGTTGCGGTGGCTGAAGCGCCTTTCCAGATGGTGGACGCCACATTGCTGCTGCAGTCGCTGGGCGCCGTGCTGGGCGAACTGGCGGGCCGCTCAGGCACCGCGATACGGTTTGTCAACGCGGCCGATACGCGCAGCGCCCCGGCCCCGGCCCCTGTCCCGCAGCGCGCTGACGAGGCCGAGACCGTAACTCAGTGAATCCGCATGCCGGGCGTCGCGCCAGGCACGGGCTCCAGCACATAAATCCCCGGCTGCGCTTTTTCATCGGCGTGGCTGGCCGCCAGCACCATGCCTTCGCTGATGCCGAACTTCATTTTGCGCGGCGCCAGGTTGGCCACCAGCACCGTGAGTTTGCCGACCAGGTCTTCAGGCTTGTAGACGGACGCGATGCCGCTGAACACATTGCGCATGCGGCCCTCGCCGGCGTCCAGCGTCAGGCGCAGCAGCTTGGTTGAGCCTTCTACCGCTTCGCAGCTGACGATCTTCGCGATGCGCAGGTCGACCTTGGCGAAGTCGTCAATCGTGATGGCGGGCGCGATGGCCTCGCCGCCGGGTAAAGCACCTTCTGCTATCAAATCAGTAGCAGACTGTCCAGGATCTGTCTGGGCTGGAGGCTCAAACAATGCATCAAGTTGCTTGACGTCGACGCGTTGCATGAGGTGCTTGTAGTCGCCGATCAGGTGGCCGGCGCCCAGGCTTTTGCCGGCATCGGCAAAGGTCAGCGGGGCGACTTTCAGGAATTCTTCCACCTGCGCCGCCAGGGCCGGCAGCACCGGCTTGAGGTAAATCGTGAGCAGGCGGAAAGCCTCGATGCAGACCGTGCAGACATCCTGCAGGCGCGCGTCCATGCCTTGCTGTTTGGCCAGCTCCCAGGGCTTGTTCTGGTCGACGTAGGCGTTCACGCGGTCGGTCAGCAGCATGACTTCGCGCGAAGCCTTGGCGAATTCGCGGCTTTCATACAGCGGCTCAATGGTTTCCTTTGCGGCGCGCAGCGCGTCCAGCAGGGCAGTGCCGTCGGCCGACACCTCACCCAGCTTGCCGGCAAAACGCTTGGCGACAAAGCCGGCGGCGCGGCTGGCGATGTTGATGTACTTGCCCACCAGGTCGCTGTTGACCCGCGCCATGAAATCATCGGCGTTGAAGTCGATGTCTTCATTCTTCGCATTGAGCTTGGCGGCCAGGTAGTAGCGCAGCCATTCGGGGTTCATGCCCAGGCTCAGGTACTTGAGGGGGTCCAGCCCGGTGCCGCGGCTCTTGCTCATCTTCTCGCCGTTGTTCACGGTGAGGAAGCCGTGCACAAAAACGTTGTCGGGCGTCTTGCGGCCGCTGAAGTGCAGCATCGCCGGCCAGAACAGGGTGTGGAAGGTGACGATGTCCTTGCCGATGAAGTGGTACTGCTCCAGGCCCGGTGTGGCCATGTAGGTGTCGTAGTTTTCGCCGCGCTTTTCCAGCAGGTTTTTCAAAGAGGCGAGGTAGCCGACCGGCGCGTCCAGCCAGACATAAAAGTACTTGCCTGGCGCGTCCGGGATCTCGATGCCGAAGTAGGGCGCGTCGCGGCTGATGTCCCAGTCGCCCAGGCCTTCGCTCTGGGTGCCGTCGGGGTTGGTGCGCACGCTGAACCACTCTTTGACCTTGTTGGCGACTTCGGGTTGGAGCTTGCCGTCCTGCGTCCACGTTTCCAGGAAGTCCACGCAGCGCTGGTCGGACAGCTTGAAGAAAAAGTGGTCAGAGCTTTTGAGGACCGGTGTGGCGCCCGACAAGGCCGAATACGGGTTGATCAGGTCGGTGGGCGCGTACACCGCACCGCAGTTTTCGCAGTTGTCGCCGTACTGGTCTTTGGTGCCGCACTTCGGGCAGGTGCCCTTGATGTAGCGGTCCGGCAGGAACATGTTCTTTTCAGGGTCAAAGAACTGCTCGATCGTCTTGGTCTCGATCAGCCCGGCTTTTTTCAGGTCCAGGTAGATCTGCTGCGCCAGCTGGTGGTTTTCCGGCCCGTCGGTCGAGTGCCAGTTGTCAAAGCTGATGTGAAAGCCGTCCAGGTAAGGCTTGCGGCCCGCGGCAATGTCGGCCACAAACTGCTGCGGCGTCTTGCCGGCCTTTTCTGCCGCGATCATGATGGGCGCGCCGTGGGCGTCGTCCGCGCCCACAAAGTTCACCGCGTGGCCCTGCATGCGCTGATACCGCACCCAGATGTCGGCCTGGATGTATTCCATGATGTGGCCGATATGGAAATTGCCGTTGGCATAGGGCAGGGCGGTGGTGACAAACAGGCGGCGCTGGGACATAGGGGTGCTTTTGTGCCTTGAAGGCTTTGGAAAGGGGGAACCCGCGATTTTAAGTCTCCGGGCCGGCGTCCGCCCTGCCAAGCCCCCATGACCCCAAGGCCTGGCTTCGCGGCGTTAGACTTCACGCCAAGCCCCTGCCGCCGCCAAGGCGCCGGCCCACCCAGCCAGATTCAACGAGATTTACCGGAGTATTCCCCCATGTCCCTGGACCAACAGGCCGTCTTGAACGCCGTGCAAACCGTGCTGGACCCCAATACCGGCAAAGACTTCGTCAGCACCAAGGCCCTGAAAAACCTGCAGCTCAGCGGCAGCGACGTCTCGTTTGACGTCGAGCTGGGCTACCCGGCCAAAAGCCAGATCGCCGGCCTGCGCAAAAGCCTGATCGCCGCCGTCAAGGGCGTGCCGGGCGTCGGTAACGTCTCCGTCAACGTGACGTTCAAGATCGCCAGCCACAGCGTGCAGCGCGGTGTGCAGCTGCTGCCCAACGTCAAGAACATCATCGCCGTGGCCTCCGGCAAAGGCGGCGTCGGCAAAAGCACCACCGCCGTCAACCTGGCCCTGGCCCTGGCGGCCGAAGGCGCCACCGTCGGCCTGCTCGACGCCGACATCTACGGCCCCAGCCAGCCCATGATGATGGGCATCGAAGGCCGGCCCGAGAGCGTGGACGGCAAGAACATGGAGCCGATGGAGAACTACGGCATCCAGGTCATGTCCATCGGCTTCCTGGTCGCGCAGGACGAAGCCATGATCTGGCGCGGCCCCATGGCCACCCAGGCGCTCGAGCAACTGCTGCGTCAGACCAACTGGAAAGACCTGGACTACCTCATCGTCGACATGCCGCCAGGCACCGGCGACATCCAGCTCACGCTGTCGCAGCGCGTGCCCATGACGGGCGCCGTCATCGTCACCACGCCGCAAGACATCGCGCTGCTGGACGCCAAAAAAGGCATCAAGATGTTCGAAAAAGTCGGCGTGCCCATCCTGGGCATTGTCGAAAACATGGCGGTGCACATCTGCAGCAACTGCGGCCATGCAGAGCACATCTTCGGTGAAGGCGGCGGCAAAAAAATGGCGGCCGACTACAAGATGGACTACCTGGGCGCGCTGCCGCTGGACATGCAGATCCGCCTGCAGGCCGACAACGGCCGTCCCACCGTGGTGGCCGACCCGGACGGCGACGTCGCCGGCATCTACAAGGCCGTGGCGCGCAAGATGGCGATCACGGTGGCGGCCAAGTCCAAGGATTTTTCCGCCAAGTTCCCGACCATCACGATTTCCAAAAATACCTGAGCTTGCCCGGCCATGAACCTGCTGGCCTCACTGCGTTACCTGGCCGCGCTTGACGAGCACAAGCACTTCGGCCGCGCGGCGCAGGCCTGCAACATCACCCAGCCGGCCTTGTCCAACGCCTTGCGGGCGCTGGAAGACGAGTTCGGCGCCGCCATCGTGGTTCGTGGGCGCAGCTTCGTCGGGTTTACAGAGGAGGGCGAACGCGTCCTCGCCAGCGCCCGGCGCATGCTGCATGAGCGCGAAATCCTCAAGCAGCAGCTCGACAGCTCGGCGGGCAGCCCGCGCGGGCATTTGACGATAGGCGTGGTTCCCACGGCGGTTTCCATCGCCGCACGTTTTGCAGCCATGCTGCATGCCCGGCACCCGGGCATCACGCCGGTGGTGCTGTCGCTCAATTCGCACGACATTGAAACCCGGCTTGAAAACCTGTCGCTGGACATGGCGCTGGGCTACACCGAACGCCTGAGCGCGCGCAACACCCGGCTGACCACACTGCCTCAGTACACCGAGCGCTACTTTCTCGTACGCCGCGCTGCCAAACCCAGCCCGGATTCCCTGCGCTTTGGCAAGCCCATGACCTGGGCCGATGCCGCCAAACTGCCGCTGTGCCTGCTCACCCCTGACATGCACAGCCGTACGCGGGTGGATGCCGCATTTGCCGCTGCCGGCGTAAACGTTGAGCCCGTGATGGAAACCAACTCCATGCTGACGCTGGCCCTGACCGTGGTTGTCGGTGAGGTCTGCAGCGTGCTGGCTGGTGCGCTGGTGTGCGCCGTGCAGGGCTACCGCGAACTCGAAGCCCTGCCCCTGACACCCGATGTGGAAACACCCGTCGGCTTCATGATGCAGGCCACCGACCGGCCCTCCCGCACGCTGGAGGCCGCGATGGCGCTGGCCGCCGAGCCTGCCTGGCTGCGACACGCCGCTGACTACAGCGCCCATCCAGAGAGCACGGGGAAGAAGTCGACCTAGGAAACGGTTTGCATACATTCAATCCTTGAATGGGACAGTGTCCCGATTCAATTGGACGTGGCCTTATCGCTTGCACATACTTTGTGCATAGACAGAGACAAGGGTCCACACGATGAATGAAGTTGCGAGCCAGGCCGTCGAACGCGTCATTGCGTCGACCCGGCAGATGCCAGGCGCCTTGATGCCGATGCTGCACGGCATCCAGGACGCGCTCGGCTACATCCCGTCCGAAGCCGTCCCTCCCATCGCCGAAGCCCTGAACCTTTCGAGGGCTGAGGTGCACGGCGTGGTGACCTACTACCACTACTTCCGCTCCGAGCCGCCCGGCCGCCACGTGGTACAGATCTGCCGCGCCGAAAGCTGCAAGGCCATGGGTTCAGACGCGCTGTGGTCGCATGCCTGCAGCAAGCTGGGCAGCGACGGCCATGGCGTCACGAAAGACGGCGCCTTCACGGTTGAGCCGGTCTACTGCCTGGGCCTGTGTGCGCAATCCCCCGCGATGACGCTGGACGACAAGGTCCATGCCCGCGTCGGGATCGAAAAGTTCGACCGCCTGCTGGCGCAATCCGGGGGCGCCGCATGAGCATCAAAATTTACGTGCCCCGCGACTCTGCTGCGCTGGCAGCGGGCGCTGAGGAGGTGGCAGCCGCTATCACCGCCGAAGCCGCAAAGCGCGGCATCGCTATTGAGCTGGTGCGCAACGGCTCCCGCGGCCTGTTCTGGCTGGAGCCCATGGTCGAGGTGCAAACCGGTGCGGGCCGCATCGCCTACGGGCCGGTGGAGGTGGAGGACGTGGTTGGCCTTTTCGACGCCGGTTTCCAGGTGGGTGGCATGCACGTGCTGCAGCTCGGCCTCACCGAAGAGATTGCCTACCTGAAAAGGCAGGAACGCCTGACCTTTGCCCGCATGGGCGTGACCGATCCGCTGTCGCTGGCGGACTACCAGGCCCACGAAGGTTATGCCGGCTTGCGCCGTGCCTTGGGGCTTCCCGCCACAGAGATCGTGCAGCAGGTGCTGGACGCCGGCCTGCGCGGGCGCGGCGGCGCGGCCTTTCCGGCGGGCATCAAATGGAAAACCGTGGCCGGCCTGAAGGCCACGCAAAAGTATGTGGTTTGCAATGCGGATGAGGGTGATTCGGGCACTTACTCCGACCGCATGACTATGGAGGGCGATCCCTTCATGCTGATCGAAGGCATGACGATTGCCGCGGTCGCCACCGGCGCGACGCAGGGTTATGTCTACATCCGCTCTGAGTATCCCCATGCGGTGGCAACCATGCGCGAGGCCATCCAGGTGGCCGAGGCGGGCGGCTTCCTGGGTGACAACATCCTCGGCTCGGGCCACGGCTTTCACCTGCATGTGCGCAAGGCGGCGGGCGCTTATGTGTGCGGCGAAGAAACCGCCATGCTGGAAAGCATCGAAGGCAAACGCGGCATCGTGCGGGCCAAGCCGCCGATTCCGGCCATCCAGGGCCTGTTCGGCAAACCGAGCGTGATCAACAACGTCATCACCTTTGCCTCGGTACCCATCATCCTGTCGCGCGGCGCCACGTTTTACAAAGACTACGGCGTGGGCCGCTCCAGGGGCGCCCTGCCCATCCAGCTGGCCGGCAACATCCGGTTTGGCGGCCTGGTCGAAAAAGCCTTTGGCGTCACCTTGCGCGAGCTGATGTACGACTACGGCGGCGGTTCGGCCTCGGGCCGGCCCATCAAGGCGGTGCAGGTGGGCGGCCCGCTGGGCGCCTATGTGCCTGAGTCGCAGTGGGACACGCCCCTCGACTACGAAGCCTATGCGGCCGTCGGCGCAGTGGTGGGCCATGGCGGCATCGTCGTGCACGACGACACGGCCGACATGGCCAGCCTGGCGCGCTATGCGATGGAGTTTTGCACGATCGAGTCCTGCGGCAAGTGCACGCCCTGCCGCATCGGCTCCACACGCGGTGTGGAAGTGATAGACCGCATCGCCAGCGGCCCGGGCGAGCAACGCCCGCAGCAGATCAAGCTGTTGCGCGACCTCTGCGACACCATGGTCCACGGCTCGCTGTGCGCCATGGGCGGCATGACGCCTTTCCCGGTGCTCTCGGCACTCGACCATTACCCGCAAGACTTCGGCATGACGGTGCCGGACCGCAAAGCCGCCTGATCGGCAGGCTCACCACAAGACGGACAGGAGACTTTCATGCTCGAACACCTCAAAGAAACCGATTACGGCACCCCCAAACGCGAGTCCACACAGGAGGTCACGCTGGAGATCGACGGCGAAAGCGTCACGGTTCCCGCAGGTACGTCGCTGATGCGCGCGGCCGTC harbors:
- the bamE gene encoding outer membrane protein assembly factor BamE, which produces MGLLSFVLGLVGCDPQRIAELEEGVATEADVRARFGEPEKIWEAADMAETPLPGVAAAPGARTFEYNRQPQGNVNYMITIGADGKMSALRQVLTPQNFEKVLPGMRMEQVRKMLGKPMKVTPYALKQETHYDWRYLNPPSTARIFTVVFDADLKVKGTASVDEESVNPTGGSR
- the metG gene encoding methionine--tRNA ligase, encoding MSQRRLFVTTALPYANGNFHIGHIMEYIQADIWVRYQRMQGHAVNFVGADDAHGAPIMIAAEKAGKTPQQFVADIAAGRKPYLDGFHISFDNWHSTDGPENHQLAQQIYLDLKKAGLIETKTIEQFFDPEKNMFLPDRYIKGTCPKCGTKDQYGDNCENCGAVYAPTDLINPYSALSGATPVLKSSDHFFFKLSDQRCVDFLETWTQDGKLQPEVANKVKEWFSVRTNPDGTQSEGLGDWDISRDAPYFGIEIPDAPGKYFYVWLDAPVGYLASLKNLLEKRGENYDTYMATPGLEQYHFIGKDIVTFHTLFWPAMLHFSGRKTPDNVFVHGFLTVNNGEKMSKSRGTGLDPLKYLSLGMNPEWLRYYLAAKLNAKNEDIDFNADDFMARVNSDLVGKYINIASRAAGFVAKRFAGKLGEVSADGTALLDALRAAKETIEPLYESREFAKASREVMLLTDRVNAYVDQNKPWELAKQQGMDARLQDVCTVCIEAFRLLTIYLKPVLPALAAQVEEFLKVAPLTFADAGKSLGAGHLIGDYKHLMQRVDVKQLDALFEPPAQTDPGQSATDLIAEGALPGGEAIAPAITIDDFAKVDLRIAKIVSCEAVEGSTKLLRLTLDAGEGRMRNVFSGIASVYKPEDLVGKLTVLVANLAPRKMKFGISEGMVLAASHADEKAQPGIYVLEPVPGATPGMRIH
- a CDS encoding ScpA family protein is translated as MSQTSFPPSPQELPPADAQDLSVVVSPDMPAVIDQVALARLYGEPLFAMPQDLYIPPDALQVFLEAFEGPLDLLLYLIRKQNFNILDIPMAAVTRQYLTYVDEIRSTNLELAAEYLLMAAMLIEIKSRMLLPPKKVAEGQEPEDPRAELVRRLLEYEQIKLAAHKLNEVPQFGRDFLRAQVYVEQSLQPRFPDVNVVDLQEAWRDIVKRARLVQHHVISREELSVREHMSIVLRKLQGRKFLEFEELFDATRGMPVLVVTFIALLELSKEGLLEVTQAEAFAPIYVRLAYTPA
- a CDS encoding 7TM diverse intracellular signaling domain-containing protein — encoded protein: MPFLAVCLAGLLLTHVVAVAQETAASPTQTPTQITLQNPDESPAPMAPVPFKAGRGVMGEGEVLVDSSGTLTFEQVRSKFDAGEGQPVRPQRIMPTGGTAVLWYRLALPAVNEPTTLMLTVPHPNMDSVDLYSPVAAAFGGAWRQQRSGDKVPVAQWPVRHLTPAFELSLQAGETRPTYLRVAHNYPISVPWQLSEPDSFHEQSKESHLLLGVYIGLVLLIVVLSVLHAVSWRDGIHLLFAGYVLVVAAGQLALTGLAGEFLWPGSAWWNDSAPVALTLATAALLHLFLRQMVVDRDAPWLTRGLLAMTLIGAGILAAFLVIGNKSSFNLATPYYVGSMAVYLSVAGWYVWRRPMVGVWVLAAMACLTVGSVFPILRTQGLLPLGAATQYGAQIGAALEIPLLLVALYLRSREKRDNQARVGALTRMDPLTGVGNHRVLLQRLESLMLRQQRDPGAGAVMRVRLSNAIEIRQDYGMEAAQSAVVQAGACITSVAQEGDTVGRHRDGDFVLILQGHLTRDQLSGIGQRLIARGLSESPGLPPNTMLQLKVAVAEAPFQMVDATLLLQSLGAVLGELAGRSGTAIRFVNAADTRSAPAPAPVPQRADEAETVTQ
- a CDS encoding DUF3460 family protein, translated to MSLLNFFRRSDYTSDTTQFIDQLKAAKPTLEAEQRAGRALLWDKNLSRAEQAEYGEARVAQQPYVYGTSSHPNGK
- a CDS encoding SulP family inorganic anion transporter, translating into MQRPSYLAPFRPRLFSALAGYSRERFFKDAASGITVGIVALPLAMAFAIASGLKPEAGIWTAIIAGALISALGGSAVQIGGPAGAFIVIVYGILERYGLANLLISTACAGVLLFGLGLFKLGTLVRYVPVSIVVGFTNGIAVLIVLSQVKDLLGLVIPKMPADFFSQIKVIGGHLDSFNPYALGLGLACLLGLFIWPRLFDTQARSAGGFTTRLIRMMQAVEGVQLKRATRMASRMPGPIVALVTLTAFAYLLTLPVETIGTRFGGIPRALPAFALPDFSWETVRLLVAPTITIALLGAVESLLCARVADQISGQPRHDPNQELMAQGVANFVVPFFGGMPATGTIARTVTNVRSGASSPVSGLVHAFTLVVIVLAAAPLAVHVPLAVLSGILLYVAWNMGEWREFANLRQASSHYRLIMLGTFLLTVIFDLTVALQVGLILACVLFVRRMSSLFQVVEVSRSAEAASFQLYGSLFFGAVAKLDPILNVVESAPQGLVVRLDVQSLQSLDTSGLDVLEQLHKAIVLRGGRLVMAGLNAQPRAVMERSGFLEKIETL